The following proteins are encoded in a genomic region of Necator americanus strain Aroian chromosome II, whole genome shotgun sequence:
- a CDS encoding hypothetical protein (NECATOR_CHRII.G8784.T1) codes for MSKQPDSDSGAPAKKMFAFRQSALSAKADQLWNQSKSGFGFGVTPSTHVQLEKKSLDDVLGRMAAEKKLRQEREEKGQPVFVFGSKISDRVIQEAPAESSNGNASVGGELEGSRPKTAEELFKSAAQQDKAPEEHDFIAEAKEAAEKKKEHEKPSTSLVAIMTGEENDINIFQTACKLHSFDTEKKTWVERGLSQIRINQRNEDGEVHHRIVARTTGNHRVVINSKVHADMLFERVDAKRFKISATSPDSNGMQIFLVTIGFSKTALNIDEFCTILDGLIKKEKANESSKRKRKASGDPGAEKVAKMKIQEDGNESQHEKSSPDQKLQENSSPSEAIARNEKEEGEEDLKSEEKREDNTHNIQHASALSE; via the exons ATGTCCAAGCAGCCGGATAGCGATTCAGGCGCACCAGCTAAGAAGATGTTTGCCTTCCGGCAGTCAGCATTATCAGCGAAAGCTGATCAGCTGTGGAATCAAA GCAAATCTGGCTTTGGGTTCGGTGTCACACCGTCAACACATGTTCAGTTGGAAAAGAAATCGTTAGATGATGTTCTTGGACGGATGGCTGCTGAGAAAAAGTTGCGACAAGAGCGCGAAGAGAAAGGGCAACCAGTGTTTGTATTTGGATCCAAGATATCCGATCGTGTTATTCAG GAAGCACCAGCAGAATCCTCTAACGGGAACGCTTCTGTTGGTGGGGAACTAGAAGGTTCTAGGCCTAAAACAGCAGAAGAGCTGTTCAAGTCCGCCGCTCAACAGGACAAAGCA CCGGAAGAACATGATTTCATTGCTGAAGCCAAGGAGGcagcagagaaaaagaaggagcaTGAGAAGCCAAGCACAAGCTTAGTTGCCATCATGACTGGAGAGGAGAACGATATCAACATTTTCCAG ACTGCATGTAAACTTCATTCATTCGATACGGAAAAGAAGACCTGGGTTGAGCGCGGTCTATCACAAATTAGGATTaatcaaagaaatgaagatgGAGAAGTGCATCATCGCATTG ttgcTCGTACTACTGGTAACCATCGCGTCGTTATTAACTCTAAAGTCCATGCCGATATGCTTTTTGAACGTGTTGACGCTAAAAGGTTTAAAATCAGCGCTACTTCACCGGATTCAAATGGCATGCAGATATTTCTAGTTACTATTGGATTTTCT aaaacagCTCTGAATATTGATGAGTTTTGCACTATTTTGGATGGactgataaaaaaagaaaaggcgaATGAGTCTTCTAAGCGAAAGCGGAAG GCGTCTGGAGATCCTGGAGCTGAGAAAGTGGCGAAGATGAAAATTCAAGAAGATGGTAATGAATCCCAGCATGAGAAGTCTTCTCCAGATCAAAAGCTTCAAGAAAACTCTTCTCCATCGGAAGCTATCGCGAGAAATGAAAAGGAGGAGGGTGAGGAAGATCTAAAGTCTGAGGAGAAACGAGAAGACAACACACACAACATTCAACATGCTTCAGCTTTGTCAGAATAG